ATCAATCCGGACGATCAAACCATCGCCCTGTATCAGGCGGCCCAGGCACGCAGCAGAACCAACACTGCCAGCCTGCAGGCCCGGACCGACGTGCCCGCGGAAACCCGCGACGGCACCCGGATCGCCGTCTACGGCAACATCGAATTCCCGGACGAAGCCGAACACTGCCGCACCCGCGGAGCCGACGGCATCGGGCTATACCGCACCGAGTTTCTCTACCTGGGGGCGACTCGGGAACGGAGCGAAGAAGACCACTTCGAGGCCTACTCGAAAGTCATTCGCAACTTCCCCAATCAGCCGGTCGTGATCCGGACTCTGGATCTGGGAGCCGACAAAGTCCCCGGCGCCCTGCAGGAAGTCTTTCGCGACATCACCAATCCCGAATTGGGTCTGCGCAGCATTCGGGTCAGCCTCGAATACCTGGGGCTGTTCCGGACGCAGCTCCGGGCCATTCTTCGAGCAGCCACCGAAGGGGACGTGCGGATCATGTTTCCGCTCATTTCCTCCCTGGCCGAGCTGCGACAGGCGAAAATGGTACTGGCCGACGTGCTGGAAGACCTGGAAGAACAAGGGATCCCGTTTCGCCGCGACGTCCCTGTCGGCATGATGGTCGAAGTACCGTCGGTGGCGCTGCTGGCCGAGGAGTTCGCCCGGGAAGTCGACTTCTTCTCCGTCGGCACAAACGATTTGATTCAGTATGTGCTGGCCGCTGACCGCTCTGACCCGTCGGTGGCGAAGTACTACAATGCGGCCGACCCCGCGATCCTGCTGCTGCTGCGCCGCATCTTTGCCGCTGGAGCAAAAGTCGGCATCCCCGTCAGCGTGTGCGGTCAGATGGCTTCTGACCCCAAGTTCGTGCCCCTGCTGATCGGCATGGGTCTGCGTCAATTGAGCGTCACTCCCCAGTCGATTCCGACGATCAAGGAGATGATCCGCAATATGACCCTGGCCGAAGCCGAGGATATCGCCAACCGGGCTTCGAGCATGGAGCTGGCGCGGGACGTCGAGTTCTTCCTGCGGGGGGAATTGAGGCGATTTCTGCCGGACGGCCAGGCCTGACACCGACGAGATCGGCAGTTTTCGCTTTCCTTACGCTGCAAATGCCGTGGAATCCCCGAGCGGTCGCGTCGCTGCTTGACCCCGCTGACGATCCGCCATAGAAGCCGCCCATTCGATATTTCGGCGAGATCAGTTTGGTCTCTGGTCTGTCCGTGCAGCACGCGTCTCAATAGAAGCACGATTGAATCCCGCGTGGCAGTACGGCGCAGGCCAAAAGCAACATGCTCTCGAGCATGTTTACTTTTTGTATTCAGTATTCCGCAGGCGATAATAGCGGTTTTCATCCAGTGAAAGCCGTCCATTCGCCTGCACTCGGTAGAGCAAACTGCTCTAAGGATTCGTCCATGCGTCCCGTTCCGACCGCTGCACTGCTGTCGACGCTGCTCGCCCTCTCCGGCGTGCCGCTGACCGCATGCGCTGAAGAACCACGCAGCTATCCGCAACTGCTCCCGATCATGCAGGCGGATGACGCCGCTTTCGAACGTCCGATTCAAACGGCCCCCCCGTTCACACGACCGCTTGGGCCGCCAGCCCGCAAAGCGACCGGCAGCGCCCCTTCCCTGATTCAAACCACGGGAGGCGTGATGACCGAAGCGGCCCCCGGGCTGCAAGGGCGGTTCTCTGAACCGATCATGGCGCCCCCGGCAACATTTCCCGAGTCAACCGCGGTACGGGCAGCGCCTGCAGTGTACATGCCTGAGATCCCCAGCAGCCCGCCGGTGCCATACATGCCTCCGCCGGCGTCTCGATGGCAGTCTGTTTCCGGCGAAGTCGAAACTTTCGGCGCTCCGACGATTCCGCCCAACGACGGCCCTGTCGTCGCACCGCCGACCATCGATTCCCCGACCGCAATGCCCGAGCGCGCTCCGATTTCAGACTCCTTGCAGACCGAAGAGTTTGTCGGCGACTCGATGAACTATCCCTCTGATCCGTGGATCGCAGGGAATTGTCCCGGCAACGGCAATCAGTGCGACAACCTGTGTCCCGAACCGAATATCAACGGCCGGTTCTCCCCCTTCTTCGGCGGCGGAATCAAGCCCGGCAACCATCGCGTCATTAGCGGCGGCGGATTCTTCATTCCGCTGTGGCAGGACGCCGAAAGCCTGTTGTACACCAACCTGGTCGGCCGCGGTGATGACCAGGGAGCCGCTGACGGCTTCTTCGGGATCGGTTACCGGCAGTTCATGGATCCCAACTGGATCTTCGGCACCTATCTCTTCTACGACCTGCGGGCTTCCGACCAGCACAATTTCTACAGTCAGGCGAATCTGGGACTCGAACTCTTCTCGCTGAACTGGGACTTCCGTTTCAACGGCTACTTCCCCGGCTCGGACGACAAGTCGGCCTATGTGCAATCAGGTTATTCCGACGGCACGCTGATCACTCGCAACTTCCGCGAACGAGCTTATCCCGGTTTCGATTTTGAAGTCGGCGAACGCTTCCTGTACTGGGGCTGGAACGACCGCTACGAAGTCCGCTGGTTCCTGGGAGGCTACTACTTCGAGCATTCCGCGGATGGTTATCCATCATTCGGCGGCCCCCGCGGGCGGCTGGAAATGCGAATTCACGATCTCGGCTGGATGGGGCCGCAGTCTCGTCTCGAGTTCGGCGTCGAATCGTCTTACGACCGCATTCGGAACGAACAGATCTTCGGTTACGTTCGCTTGCGGATTCCGTTCGGCGGCGGTGGAAAGACTCGCGACCTGCTTGGCCCGATGCGCCGCCGCATGGTCGACCTGCCGGTCCGCCCCGTGGACTGACGCCCCCCACGCCGCTCGAACCGCCCCTCTCCAAGTCCTTGCGTCACAGGGAGCCGATCAATGGGGACGTGGCCTGAATCTTGTTACACCTGATTTTGTGGTTCGCGCATTTTTCGACGCGACGGGCTCGTGATGACGAGTCTCGACTACCCGATCGTGATGGACTTGAGCGCCTCGTTACTGGTGCCGCCATGGCCATCGGTCAGGATGACGCGGACGGTACGGGTCAGCGTGACGGGATTGCTGAGAGTACTCTGGAATGTCACCGCCCGCAGCAGGGCCTGGGCGGCGGCGGCGGCGGCATTCGCATTGAAAATGACCGTCATCGGCACTTTCTTCGCGCCTCCGGCGAGCGTGCCGATGATCACGCCTCCGTAGGTGACGTTGCTGCCGGAGACTCCAATTTGACCGGCTCCGGTTCCAATGTTCCGGACGGAGAGGATGTCAGTTCCCTGGATATTGTTACGCAGGCTCACCGTGAGCTGGCCCTGGTTCAGGTTGGGCGAGTCCTGATCGGTAACGGTCACATCACTGTCGATGATTGTAGCCCCCGCACCGGGCGTATAATTCACGCTCCCATCAAAACCCGCGATCACCGGAGAGGCATGAGCAGATGCGACGGTGATGGTTTTGGTCATCGCCGCGCTGGTTCCGCCACTCCCGTCGGTCAGGATGACCCGAACAGTGCGAGGGGCCGTCGATGGGGCCGCCAACGTGCTGACGAATGTGATATTCCGCAGCAGCGCCTGGGCAGCTTCCGGCGTCGAATCGGCATTGAACGTGATCTTGAGGCCGACTTTGTTTGTCCCCCCGGTCAGCGTCCCAATGGCAACACCGCCGTAGAGAACGCTGCTGCCGGAAACGCCGATTTTGCCAGCCAGCCGCCCCTGATTCCGAATCGCCAATACATCGCTTCCCTGTCCATTGGCCGTCAAGCTGATCGTCATGGCGCCGCCGTTCAAGGTGGAGGAATCCGCGTCCGTCACAATGGCGTCGTAATCAATGAGAACAGGACTCTCTCCTGGGGCGTAGTTGATGCTGCCGGCAAACTGGGAGATCACCGGCGATTGATTCGAGGCCAGGGTGGCAGCCATCACCAACTGGAAGGTGACCGTCATCGACTGAGACACACTTGTTCCGCCGTCACCATCGGTGATTTTCCCGACAAGTGTCCGACGCGCCGTCGGCGGAGTCGCGGACGAGTTGCTGAACGTGATGTTGCGAAGCACCTCTCTGGCGATGACTGGAGACGAGTTGGCGTTGAACGTGATCTTCAGCCCGACTTTATTCGTCCCGCCGGTGAACGTGCCGACCACGATGCCGCCATAGGTCACATTCACACCGGAGACTCCCACTTGTCCGGGGCCCGTCCCCTGATTGCGAACCGCCAGGACATCGCTCCCCTGCGCATTCGTGGTGAGGTTGAGGGTCAACACGCCGCCATCGAAGTTCGGCGAATCCTGATCGAGGATTTCCCCCTGCGGGCTGATGACGACAGGCACGCCGGTGTATGTCGCATTCGTGGTCTGGAAGCCCAAGCCGGGATTGTTGTTCGTCACAATGACGTTGATCGTCTTGTAGACCGAGGCGCTGGTCCCCCCGTCACCATCACGGACGATGGCCCGCACCGTTCGCGGCAACGTGGACGGCGTGGGCGACAGGCTTTCGAAGGTGATCGTCCTGAGCAGGGCTTGTGCCGCAGTCGGAGTGGCATTGGCGTTGAACGTGATGGTCAGCCCCACCTTGTTCGTACCGCCGGTAGAGGTGCCGAAGAAGATCCCCCCGTAGTAGACCTTATTGCCGTTGGCCACGGCGATCTGGCCGGGACCGTTCCCCTGGCTCCGAATGCTCAGGTAATCGTAACTCTGGACGTTCTGCGTGATCGTCAGCGTCAGCGAACCTGTGTCAAAATCGGACGAGTCATAGTCCTTCACCGTCGCATCGCTGGCGATGAGGATGGGAATGGAATGCTCCGGGTAATCGATCGTCCCGGAGAACCCGCCGATGACAGGCGGCTGATTGCCAACTGTGACGCCGATCGCGAACACTTTTTCATAGCTCAGCCCGCGGCTGTCGGTGACTCGAACCCGGATCGAGTAACTGTTCTGCACCGACGCATCGAAGACCTGTGCCGTCAGCAACTGATTGCCCGAGATCGAGAAGCTGGCGTTGCCCGTCGAACCAGAGCCTGAGACCAGGCTGTAGGTGAAGGTTTCATTCGGGTCTTTGTCCGTCGCGCTAAAGGCACCTACCAGCGTCCCCAGCGGCTTGTTCTCGCCGACCGTGGCATGGTCCAGCGCAATGTCCGTCGGTGGGAAGTCGACGTCGACGCTGTACATCGTTCCGTTGAAGTCGGTCACGAGATGCGAGAGCAGCACCGACGACGGCCCATTGCTGGACACGACCAGGTCGATTCGTCCGTCGCCATTCAGATCCGCTGTGCTGACAAACGACGTAAAGGACGACGTGGCGAGGACGCTGTAATAATAGTGCTGCGGCTGGAACGTGCCGTCCCCATTCCCACGGAAGACGCCGACGGCATTGATGGCCGGGTCGACGACCGCCAGATCCGGAATGCCGTCTCCGTCAACATCCGCGACCGCCAGTGCGCTGACATCCGTCCCCGCGGCGAATACCTGCGCCGGCTGGAATGTGCCCGCGCCAGTTCCCAGCAGCACGCTGTAATTGTCCGTGTCGCCGCCATTCGTCGCAACGAGATCGGGAACGTGATCGCCGTTCAGATCCGCCACCTGCAGCGAATGAGGGTTGTATCCGGCAGTGTAATTCGTCTGTTGCTGAAAGACCCCCGTTCCGTTCCCCAACAGCACGCCAATGGCTCCTGGATAGTTGAAGCCGACGTCCGTCATGATACTGCGGGCGAGGTCCAGGTTGCCGTCCCCATTGAGGTCGGCAAGGGTGATGAACTGGGTCTGGGACGTGTTGTTCTTACCGCTGCCGACGTTGTAAACTTGCGCCGTCTCGAAAGTCCCGTTCCCATTGCCGATGAGCACGCTGACGCTGCCTGTGACGTTTGATGTGACGATATCGAGATGGCCGTCGTTGTCGACGTCTCCGGCCGCCAGGCTTTCGGGGCCGGTTCCAGATCCGGCGATCACCCGGACTGAGCTATTAAAGGTTCCATCCCCCCGCCCCAGCAGCACGCAAATGACGTTCGATCCCAGGCAGGTCGCCACCAGATCGAGATGACCATCTTCATTCAGGTCCGCTGCAATCACATCGGTGGCCTGATGGGCGACAGGATAGGCAGTCCCTGCTTTGAACGTGCCATCACCATGTCCCAGATAGACGCCGACCGTACTGGCGTTTCCACCGGCGACCGCGAGATCCGGCTTGCCGTCCTCGTTGAAGTCGGCGACCGCGGTGGGTGCGGAAACAATCACGCTCCCGGTCTTCGGGGAAAAGCTGACATGCGTTGCCAGGGGCAGGTTGGCGGAGTCACGAATGCTACCGTCGTCCACCAGGTTGATCCCCAGCGTGCCGGCGCCATAAATCCCGGTCACCGACGCGGTATACACCGCGCCGCTCACCTGCGTGATCTTGACCTTCTGGTCATTCACCACGGTGCCGGTCTTCACGATCGCAAAATCGCTGCTGTCGACTCCGGTGACGTTCTCACTGAAAGTGACCGTGAATTTCGTGGAGTTCATCGTAATCGCATCGGGCGGGGAACGCTCGATCGAAATCACCGCCGGGCCGGCCCCGGAGAGCAGCGTTCGAGACTCCAGCACGTCAACTCGCCAGGCTCCCCCGAGGAACCGCGGCTGAGATCGACGTACACGGCGAAAGCTGCGGACAGAGATGCATCTCGCCCAGATTTGGGACAGCCAGTCGTTGCGCATGACGTTTTCCGGTGAGACCGCCTGGGGGCCAATCGGGGGCTGACCCGCGGTGCATCTTTCAAGAGCGTTTGTGCCTGCATTCCAGGCCTTGTCCTCAAAGCAGTGAGAAGCAGCATGGCACGTCTCGCCGATGCTAGGTGAGGTGTTAACGCCCAACAAGGGGCAAAGCGGCTGCCTTACGAGAACCTAACGGCGAAGATGCTCGTGATCGAGCGAGGCTCCTGGAGGCGAGATTACTGCTTCGTGAGCAGCGGAGCGTGTCGCCACTAAGTTCGGAGGCCCCTTAAAGCTTCCACCGCCTTCACAGCCGTAACAGGGCTTCCCAAATAAACGAGGCTCAACCCTCCCACTGAAATTTGGGAAGGCTGAGCCTGAGTGAAAGCAAAAAGTCAGATTCTTAGAACTCGCCGAGGATTTCACCGCCGTTGGGAGTGACCAGTTTGCGATAGGTGAGGCGGTCGAGGTTCTCGTTCAAGAACCGCACCGCGCCGTCTCCCATCAGCACCTGAATGCCGCCGGTATGGGCGCTCGATGCGATCCAGCCGCCGACCCAGTTCCAGTTTCCGCCGTTGATCAGGTAGCCGTCGTCACCCCCGGCGTTCTGCACGTCGTAGAGCACGCAGCCCGGGGTCCAGGTATTGCCTGTGGTCTGGGCGCGGGGGCCGATCCATAATCCTCCGCTGTATCCACATGGGCTGCCGCCGCAGTTCGTCGAGGTGGCCGGCTGGGCGATGGTGGACCGTTCTGTCACGAACAGCGTATTGCTCGTGCCGTCGAGAATATCGCGGAACTCTCTACGAGAATTGATGAAGAACATCCCGTTGTTGGCGGTGGCCTGCGTCGCTCCGCTGACGAGGTAGTTCGACTTTCCAAAGCTGCTGAGTTTGGTGTTCAGGCCGCCCATGGGATCGGACGGACAGACAAACGCCGGCACAATGGTTTTCGCGGCGTCGATGGCGTCGATGTTGTTGCCGTCGTTGTTTTTATCCATCCAGGTGCGGGAGAAATCGCCGGTCTGGGTGCCGATGATGTTGTACAAGCCTGCCTGATCGAGATAGGGGAGCAGCAGAGTGCCCCAGCCCAGCGTGTTATTATTGTCCACGGAACCGACAGGGCTGGTCGCAAAACTGGCGTTGTTGTCGATATAGGCGGGCGGAAAGACGTTCAGTGCATCGTGATAGTTGTGGAATGCCAGGCCCAGTTGTTTGAGGTTGTTTTTGCACTGGCTGCGACGCGCCGATTCCCTGGCCTGCTGCACTGCTGGCAGCAGCAAGGCAATGAGAATCGCAATGATCGCGATCACCACCAGCAATTCGATCAACGTAAAGGCTGAGCGAATGCCTCGAAACAGCTGGAAATTACGCAGTTTTGAAAGTTGCAGATTCATACCGAGAGCCCTTGTGATTCGAACGAATTAACGAGAAGAACCTCTGAAATGCGAATTGACTGGAATCAGGATCGAGCCCGTGCAGCGGCGCCACAAATACGAGCCAAGCACACATCAGACCCAACTGATTCGTAACCTGACAGTAAGGTTCGCCAGCATTGAAGTCAATTCCGTAATGCACTGACGTAAACGTCGCCGCCTTGAAGGTTTGAAGCATCGTCCAGCCTAGCCATCTTCCCCGCCGCTTTCTTCCCGCTCCGGCCGTTGATACGATTTCATCTGGGC
This window of the Planctomicrobium piriforme genome carries:
- the ptsP gene encoding phosphoenolpyruvate--protein phosphotransferase, yielding MHVKNGIAVSPGIAIGPAFVLGVEDFRVPQNYVSVAAADSEITRLRCALDNVAAEISANEALAAQHLGKEYAAIFGAHLQFVRDPKLVAEMEQRIRTLHHSPEFAATQVLRRFARELQHLGNQYLAERATDIFDLERSLLRHLLGEQREELSHLTTSVIVLAHNLTPSETANLNRKFVRGFVTEVGGSTSHTAILAGALEIPAIVGVGSFLTDIAGGDLIIVDGDQGKIIINPDDQTIALYQAAQARSRTNTASLQARTDVPAETRDGTRIAVYGNIEFPDEAEHCRTRGADGIGLYRTEFLYLGATRERSEEDHFEAYSKVIRNFPNQPVVIRTLDLGADKVPGALQEVFRDITNPELGLRSIRVSLEYLGLFRTQLRAILRAATEGDVRIMFPLISSLAELRQAKMVLADVLEDLEEQGIPFRRDVPVGMMVEVPSVALLAEEFAREVDFFSVGTNDLIQYVLAADRSDPSVAKYYNAADPAILLLLRRIFAAGAKVGIPVSVCGQMASDPKFVPLLIGMGLRQLSVTPQSIPTIKEMIRNMTLAEAEDIANRASSMELARDVEFFLRGELRRFLPDGQA
- a CDS encoding inverse autotransporter beta domain-containing protein gives rise to the protein MRPVPTAALLSTLLALSGVPLTACAEEPRSYPQLLPIMQADDAAFERPIQTAPPFTRPLGPPARKATGSAPSLIQTTGGVMTEAAPGLQGRFSEPIMAPPATFPESTAVRAAPAVYMPEIPSSPPVPYMPPPASRWQSVSGEVETFGAPTIPPNDGPVVAPPTIDSPTAMPERAPISDSLQTEEFVGDSMNYPSDPWIAGNCPGNGNQCDNLCPEPNINGRFSPFFGGGIKPGNHRVISGGGFFIPLWQDAESLLYTNLVGRGDDQGAADGFFGIGYRQFMDPNWIFGTYLFYDLRASDQHNFYSQANLGLELFSLNWDFRFNGYFPGSDDKSAYVQSGYSDGTLITRNFRERAYPGFDFEVGERFLYWGWNDRYEVRWFLGGYYFEHSADGYPSFGGPRGRLEMRIHDLGWMGPQSRLEFGVESSYDRIRNEQIFGYVRLRIPFGGGGKTRDLLGPMRRRMVDLPVRPVD
- a CDS encoding beta strand repeat-containing protein; translated protein: MLESRTLLSGAGPAVISIERSPPDAITMNSTKFTVTFSENVTGVDSSDFAIVKTGTVVNDQKVKITQVSGAVYTASVTGIYGAGTLGINLVDDGSIRDSANLPLATHVSFSPKTGSVIVSAPTAVADFNEDGKPDLAVAGGNASTVGVYLGHGDGTFKAGTAYPVAHQATDVIAADLNEDGHLDLVATCLGSNVICVLLGRGDGTFNSSVRVIAGSGTGPESLAAGDVDNDGHLDIVTSNVTGSVSVLIGNGNGTFETAQVYNVGSGKNNTSQTQFITLADLNGDGNLDLARSIMTDVGFNYPGAIGVLLGNGTGVFQQQTNYTAGYNPHSLQVADLNGDHVPDLVATNGGDTDNYSVLLGTGAGTFQPAQVFAAGTDVSALAVADVDGDGIPDLAVVDPAINAVGVFRGNGDGTFQPQHYYYSVLATSSFTSFVSTADLNGDGRIDLVVSSNGPSSVLLSHLVTDFNGTMYSVDVDFPPTDIALDHATVGENKPLGTLVGAFSATDKDPNETFTYSLVSGSGSTGNASFSISGNQLLTAQVFDASVQNSYSIRVRVTDSRGLSYEKVFAIGVTVGNQPPVIGGFSGTIDYPEHSIPILIASDATVKDYDSSDFDTGSLTLTITQNVQSYDYLSIRSQGNGPGQIAVANGNKVYYGGIFFGTSTGGTNKVGLTITFNANATPTAAQALLRTITFESLSPTPSTLPRTVRAIVRDGDGGTSASVYKTINVIVTNNNPGLGFQTTNATYTGVPVVISPQGEILDQDSPNFDGGVLTLNLTTNAQGSDVLAVRNQGTGPGQVGVSGVNVTYGGIVVGTFTGGTNKVGLKITFNANSSPVIAREVLRNITFSNSSATPPTARRTLVGKITDGDGGTSVSQSMTVTFQLVMAATLASNQSPVISQFAGSINYAPGESPVLIDYDAIVTDADSSTLNGGAMTISLTANGQGSDVLAIRNQGRLAGKIGVSGSSVLYGGVAIGTLTGGTNKVGLKITFNADSTPEAAQALLRNITFVSTLAAPSTAPRTVRVILTDGSGGTSAAMTKTITVASAHASPVIAGFDGSVNYTPGAGATIIDSDVTVTDQDSPNLNQGQLTVSLRNNIQGTDILSVRNIGTGAGQIGVSGSNVTYGGVIIGTLAGGAKKVPMTVIFNANAAAAAAQALLRAVTFQSTLSNPVTLTRTVRVILTDGHGGTSNEALKSITIG
- a CDS encoding DUF1559 domain-containing protein yields the protein MNLQLSKLRNFQLFRGIRSAFTLIELLVVIAIIAILIALLLPAVQQARESARRSQCKNNLKQLGLAFHNYHDALNVFPPAYIDNNASFATSPVGSVDNNNTLGWGTLLLPYLDQAGLYNIIGTQTGDFSRTWMDKNNDGNNIDAIDAAKTIVPAFVCPSDPMGGLNTKLSSFGKSNYLVSGATQATANNGMFFINSRREFRDILDGTSNTLFVTERSTIAQPATSTNCGGSPCGYSGGLWIGPRAQTTGNTWTPGCVLYDVQNAGGDDGYLINGGNWNWVGGWIASSAHTGGIQVLMGDGAVRFLNENLDRLTYRKLVTPNGGEILGEF